Proteins found in one Nitrososphaerales archaeon genomic segment:
- a CDS encoding D-2-hydroxyacid dehydrogenase — protein MQVSGKVLVCDEIDRRGIEIMKKSGLSVDYRPEIKTDEIIHEKDYDVLVVRSRTKVTKEIIDANPKMKIIARVGVGLDNVDVSYANSKNIQVINAEAAAVNAVAELVVGLMLSLARNLPIADASMKNGKWLKNELKGIELKGKYLGIVGVGKIGRRIGRIARGFGMNLFGYDVVPVDQQFAREVGLVTTDLDTLLSSSDFVTLHVPLTDGTRHMINEGRLNLMKKTAFIINTSRGNVIDERALYRALKEGRIAGAALDVFEVEPPTNNELIRLSNVVCTPHIGAQTVEAQELAANVIAEKIIQMLKEL, from the coding sequence ATGCAGGTAAGCGGCAAAGTCCTTGTTTGCGATGAAATCGATCGTAGGGGAATTGAGATAATGAAGAAATCTGGGTTAAGCGTAGATTACAGGCCTGAGATCAAGACTGATGAAATTATACACGAGAAGGATTATGATGTACTGGTTGTAAGGAGCAGAACCAAGGTTACGAAAGAGATCATAGATGCGAATCCTAAGATGAAGATCATAGCTAGAGTAGGAGTTGGTCTTGACAACGTTGATGTAAGTTATGCAAATTCAAAAAATATTCAGGTTATAAACGCGGAGGCAGCTGCCGTAAACGCGGTGGCCGAACTTGTTGTGGGCCTTATGCTTTCCCTTGCTAGGAATTTACCTATAGCTGATGCATCTATGAAGAATGGCAAGTGGTTAAAAAATGAACTAAAAGGTATCGAGCTTAAAGGTAAATACTTGGGAATCGTTGGTGTCGGCAAGATTGGGAGGAGAATAGGAAGAATTGCAAGAGGATTTGGCATGAATTTATTTGGATATGACGTTGTGCCCGTTGACCAGCAATTTGCTAGAGAGGTTGGTCTGGTAACAACAGATCTTGATACGTTACTAAGCAGTTCAGACTTTGTAACTCTGCATGTGCCACTTACCGATGGTACTAGACATATGATAAACGAGGGGCGCTTGAATCTTATGAAGAAAACCGCTTTCATAATTAATACGTCCAGAGGCAATGTGATAGATGAAAGGGCTCTTTACAGAGCACTGAAGGAAGGAAGAATTGCTGGTGCCGCCTTGGACGTGTTTGAAGTAGAACCACCTACAAACAATGAATTGATTCGATTGTCTAACGTAGTATGTACGCCACACATTGGCGCACAGACAGTGGAAGCACAGGAACTTGCAGCAAACGTAATTGCAGAAAAGATAATTCAAATGCTAAAGGAATTG